In Streptomyces sp. HUAS ZL42, the DNA window CGGGAGGAGCCGGGCACGCAAGAGAGGGGAGACAGGCCATGACCGAGCAGCAAGTGGTCGTCGGAGTGGACGGTTCGCTCGTCGCCGTGCGGGCGCTGGACTGGGCCGCGGACGAGGCCGCGCGGCGCGCCGCCGAACTGCGCGTCGTGTACGCCGTGCCCGACTGCGACGAGGCCGCACCGGTACTGGCCGAGGCCGCCGCACGCGTCGGCGAGCGGCACCCCGGTCTGCCGGTCGACACCCGGGCGGTCCGCGGCGGCGCCGTCAAGGCCCTCGCCCGGGAGAGCGAGGACGCGGCGCTCACCGTCGTGGGCACCCGGGGATTCGGCGCCGTCGGCAGCCTGCTGGCCGGCTCGGTGAGCCTGCGACTGGCGGCGCACGTACGCAGCCCGCTGCTGGTCGTCCGCGGGGACCACCCGTGCGACGAGGGCCGCCGGGTCCTGCTCGGACTGGAGAGCGACGCCGACGCGGACGCCGCCGCCTACGCCTTCCGGGAGGCGGAGCGGCGCGGTGTGCGGCTGGACGTCCTGCACTCCCGGATCCACCGGCACACCACCCCCGAGCTGCCCTCGCTGGTGCCCGCCACCAGCCCCGGCCAGGAGCGCGAGGCGCAGGACGATCGGGCGGAGGAGGCCGTGCCGCGCTTCTCCCTCGCCCGGCTGCAGGCGGAGCATCCCGAGGTCGGCGTCGAGGCCCGCACGGTGCGCACCGGTCCCGCACACGCGCTGCTGGAGGCCACGCGTGAGGCCGCCGTCGTGGTGATCGGCGTGCACCGTCGCACCCGGCTCGGTCCGCACCTCGGCCCCGTCGTCCACACCCTCCTGCACCGCTCCCACTGCCCCGTGGCGCTGGTGCCCACGGCCGGATGACCGCCGTCCGGCCGACTTCGCTCGGCCGGATGGGCCGGTCGGCCCTGTCGGGTACCCGGCGGAAGGGGGAGGGTGGGGAGGTACGGACCGGAACGCACCTCCGACGAACCCCCGATCCGGAAGGGAACCCGTGATGTCCGTCGACACGCAGCAGGCGTCCGCCCCGCTCACCGACGACGAGCTGAGGACGCTGGACGCCCACTGGCGCGCCGCGAACTACCTGTCCGTCGGCCAGATCTACCTCATGGCCAACCCCCTGCTGACCGAGCCGCTGCGCCCCGAGCACGTCAAACCGCGGCTGCTCGGCCACTGGGGGACCTCGCCCGGGCTCAACCTCGTGTACACCCACCTCAACCGCGTCATCAAGGCCCGCGACCTCGACTCCCTGTGCATCTGGGGCCCCGGGCACGGCGGTCCCGCGGTGGTGGCGGGCTCCTGGCTGGAGGGCTCGTACACCGAGACGTACCCCGACATCACGCGGGACGCGGCCGGGATGGAACGGCTGTTCAAGCAGTTCTCGTTCCCCGGCGGCGTCCCCAGCCACGTGGCGCCCGAGACACCCGGCTCCATCCACGAGGGCGGCGAACTGGGCTACGCCCTCTCCCACGCCTACGGCGCCGCCCTGGACAACCCCGGTCTGGTGGTGACCTGCGTCGTCGGCGACGGCGAGGCGGAGACCGGCCCGCTGGCCGCCTCCTGGCACTCCAACAAGTTCCTCGACCCCGTCCACGACGGCGCCGTCCTGCCCGTCCTGCATCTCAACGGCTACAAGATCGCCAACCCGACGGTCCTGTCCCGGCTCCCCGAGTCCGAACTCGACGCCCTGCTGCGGGGATACGGCCACGACCCGATCCATGTCACCGGTGACGACCCGGCCGTCGTACACCATGCGATGGCGCAGGCCATGGACACCGCACTGGACCGCATCGCCGCCTTCCAGCGGGCCGCACGCGAGGACGGCGCGACCGAGCGCCCCCGCTGGCCCATGATCGTGCTGCGCACCCCCAAGGGCTGGACCGGCCCGGCCGAGGTCGACGGCCTGCCCGTGGAGGGCACCTGGCGTTCCCACCAGGTCCCGCTGGCCGCCGTCCGGGACAACCCCGACCACCTGCGGCAACTGGAGGCCTGGCTGCGCTCGTACCGCCCGGAGGAGCTGTTCGACGAGTACGGCGCCCCGCGCCCCGACGTCCTGGCCTGCGTCCCCGACGGACCCCGCAGGCTCGGCGCCACCCCGCACGCCAACGGCGGACTCCTGAGGCGCGAACTGCCCCTGCCGCCGCTCGAGTCGTACGCCGTTCCCGTGGACAAACCCGGTATGACCCTGCACGAACCCACCCGCGTCCTCGGCGAGTTGCTCCGGCACGTCATGGCAGCCACCGCCGAGCGGCGTGACTTCCGCCTCGTCGGACCGGACGAGACCGCGTCCAACCGCCTGCAGGCCGTCTTCGACGCCAGCGGCAAGGCCTGGCAGGCACAGACCCTCCAGGTGGACGAGCACCTCGACCGGCACGGCCGGGTGATGGAGATCCTGTCCGAACACACCTGCCAGGGCTGGCTGGAGGGCTATCTGCTCACCGGTCGGCACGGGCTGTTCTCGTGCTACGAGGCCTTCGTGCACATCGTCGACTCGATGGTGAACCAGCACATCAAATGGCTGCGCGTCACCCGGAACCTGCCCTGGCGCGCGCCCATCGCCTCCCTCAACTACCTGCTGACCTCGCACGTGTGGCGTCAGGACCACAACGGCTTCTCCCACCAGGACCCCGGCTTCGTCGACCACATCCTCAACAAGAGCCCCGAAGCCGTACGGGTCTACCTGCCACCGGACGCCAACACCCTGCTGTCGGTGGCGGACCACGCCCTGCGCAGCCGCGACTACGTCAACGTGATCGTGGCCGGAAAACAGCCCTGCTTCGACTGGCTGACGATGGACCAGGCACGCGTCCACTGCGCACGCGGCGCCGGCATCTGGGAGTGGGCCGGCAGCGAGGACGGCACGCGCGAACCCGATGTGGTGCTCGCCTGCGCGGGCGACGTCCCCACCCAGGAGATACTGGCCGCCGCACAACTGCTGCGCCGGCATCTGCCCGAACTGTCGGTGCGCGTGGTGAACGTCGTCGACATCGCCCGGCTGATGCCGCGCGAGGAACACCCGCACGGCATGAGCGACTTCGAGTTCGACGGCCTGTTCACAGCCGACCGGCCCGTGATCTTCGCCTACCACGGCTACCCGTGGCTGATCCACCGCCTGGCCTACCGCCGCACCGGCCACAAGAACCTGCATGTGCGCGGCTACAAGGAGATCGGGACCACGACCACGCCGTTCGACATGGTCGTCCGCAACGACCTCGACCGCTACCGCCTGGTCATGGACGTCGTGGACCGCGTCCCGGGTCTCGCGGTGCGCGCGGCGGCCGTACGACAGCGGATGGAGGACGCCCGGCAGCGCCATCACGACTGGATCCGCGTCCACGGCATCGACATGCCGGAGGTCGCCGACTGGGCGTGGGACGGATGACGGGTACGTCCGCACGGTGAGCCGGGCCAGGGCGCACGGACGGGGGCTCACGGCGCAGGGGAAGGAGCAGGAGGCCCGCGTTCGTGCGCCCTGGCAGACCGCTCACGCGACGGGCACCATCCCGGGAAACCGCTCGGGCCGCGCAACCGGGTGTCGCGGTACGAGCCCGCGTCCAGAGCCCTGGGAGGCCGCTGTGTCCCGACCCTGCATCGCCCTGATCGCCGACCCCACGTCGCCCGAAGGCTGCCGCGAGTACCTGGCGCAGGCCGTGGAACTGCTCACCGGCGCGCCGCCGGTGCGGATCGACTCCCGGTGCTTCGGGGCCGGGGGCACCGGACGCGGTGTCCGCGACGGAGGCCGCTTACGGCTGCAAGTCCCGGAAGAAGGACTGGACTTGGTGCCCGACGTAGTCGTGCTCTACGAGATCCCGCCGCACCGTCGACACGAACTCGCCGCCCTCCAGCGCCTCCTGGAACGCCACGAGGTGGTGACCCTCGGCACCGGACCGGAGGCCTGGCGTACGGCGACGGAGAAGAACCTCACCGTCGAACGCCTCGCCCGCGACGGCGTCGCCCAGATGGAGACCGCCGTCCTGTCCCGGCCGAGCCCGCGCGAGGCTGCCGCCGCCTTCGACCGGCTCGGACGGGACACCTGGGCCCGGCCCGTCATCGGTACGGGAGGCGACGAGACCTTCCACGTCACCGGCGAAGCCCAACTCGCGGACGCTGCCGTGTTCTACGCGCAGCGGGGAACCGACTGGCTGCTCTCCCGCGACGCGGGGAACATGACCCCGGAGGGCCACCGCCACCAGTTCCGGGTCTTCGTCCTGGGCGGCCGTGTCGTGCACGCCCGCGAACACGTGCAGCCCGCGACCGACATCCCGTGCAACACCTGCCGGGGTGCCACCCCCTTCCACATCGCCCCCGAGGACCTGCCGGTGCGCCTCGCCGAGCTCGCCGTGGCCGCCACCGCCTCCGTCGGACTGCCCTGGGCCGGCGTCGATCTCGCCATCGAGAACGGCGGCGTCGTGTTCGAGGTCAACGTCCAGCCCGCCTTCGTCGAAGGCGAACTCGAGACCGTGGCCGTCCCGTACATCCAGGCACACCTGGACGCCCTGGCCGCGGTTCGTCACGGCAACCGCACGGCCCTGCCACCGGCACGGGCGGCCCTTGGGCGCGGGAGCGAGATCTCTTCCCGGTGACGACGGAGCCCACGCCCGGTACGGAAGGTGATGCGGGGCCGATCGTCGGCACATGAGGACCGGTCGGCCCTCCTGCCGCGCCCGGCCGGGACGCCAGAGTGGGGCCCACATCCCCCGAGGAGGCTCTTCATGTCGCGCAATGTCACCGTCGGCCTGGACGGTTCGCCCGAGAGCACGGCCGCCGCCGAGTGGGCCGCCCGCGAGGCCGCCCTGCTGGAGGTCCCGCTGCGTCTCGTGCACGCCGGCGACCTACCCCCGCACGACTACGTGCCGTTCGCCGGCGAGGCCGTACCGCCGCCCGGCGCGGACCGGGCGGCACACCTGCTCCGAGACATGGCGGCCTCCCTCGCCCATCGCCATCCCGGCCTGCGCGTCACCTCGGAGCGGCTCCCCGGGCATGCCGCGGCCGCCCTGACGGAAGCCGCGCAGGAGGCGGAGGTACTGGTGCTGGGATCCCGCGGCCTGGGCCGGGCAGCGGGATACCTGCTCGGCTCCGTGGCGTCCGCCGTGGTGGCGCGGGCGGGGCGGCCGGTGGTTCTCGTCCGTGCCGACGCCGGGGAGGCGGACGAACACCGGCCGGACGCGCTCGGGACCACTTCCGGGGCGACCCCGTACCGCGACGTCGTCCTCGGCCTCGCACTGGACGAACGGCCCGCCGACGCCGTCCTCGAGTTCGCCTTCGCGGCCGCCGCGCGCCGCTCGGCGGCCCTGCGGATCGTGTACGGCCTGCAACCGGGCGGGAAGGCCGGCAACCCGGACCGACCTGCGGTGCGGGAGGAGGAGGCGATGGCCGGCGCGCTGCGCCCGTGGCGGGACAAGTTTCCCGGCGTCGAGGTGATCGAGGAGGCAGTGATCGGAACGGCCGGCTCGCACCTCGTGGACGCCTCCCACGACGCCTCACTCGTCGTCGTCGGCCGTACGAACCGCGCCGTGCCCGTCGGCCCCCACGTCGGCCCGGTAGCCCATCAGGTGCTCCACGGCGCCGCGGCACCCGTCGCGGTGGTGCCGCACGACTGACCGGCCCCGCCGCCGGCCCCTCCGATCAGGTGCCGGCGGCGGCCAGCCGGATGCCCGTGACCAGGTCGGGACGGATGCGGACCGCGTAGTCCATGGTCCGGTCCATCCAGGGCCGCAGCAGGGTCTGGTAGCGGGCCAGCTCGTCCTTGTCCGTGACCAGACGGGCGTAGCCGGTGACCACCACGCTCCAGCCGAGGTGGGTGTCCGGATCGATGGCGTCGGCCTCGTACGCGACGACGACGCCCTGGTCGCCGGTGCCGCGGGTGCGTGCGGTCAGGGCCGCGCCCTCGTGGGTGCGGATGACGATGTCGCCGTTGTCCAGGACATGGTTGACCGGGCGGATGGTCGGCAGCGCGTGCCGGGTGAAGACGATCCTCCCGAAGGAGACGCTGCCCAGCAGCCGCAATGCCTCCAGGCTGTCGAGTTCGATGCTCCGGCGTGGTCCGGCTTGCAACGGCTGGGCTTTGTCGAGGGCCATGGCGGGTTTCCGTACCTGGTCTTGGCGGCTGCGGTCTGCGATCAGATCATTCGAACTGTGGCGGGATCGGTCCCGCTAGGGCCGTTCGGCCCCTGGTCCACAGCCGGCTGTCCCTCCGCCCCGGCGTCGCCCACGCGGACGGTGAGCCCGTTGACCACGCCGACCACCCCTTCGACCTGCCATGTCGACCACACCGCCGTGGCGATGTCGCCGAGGCTCTCCACCCGCCCCGTCAGCGTGACCATGCCGTCCCGGACACGGACCTCGACGGCACCGGGCGGCAGGGCGAGGGCGCGCACCAGAACCTCGGCGATCACCTCCGCCCGGATGGCCCCGTCGGTGCGGAGGAAGACCCGCAGCAGGTCGCGGCGTGTGGC includes these proteins:
- a CDS encoding universal stress protein, whose amino-acid sequence is MTEQQVVVGVDGSLVAVRALDWAADEAARRAAELRVVYAVPDCDEAAPVLAEAAARVGERHPGLPVDTRAVRGGAVKALARESEDAALTVVGTRGFGAVGSLLAGSVSLRLAAHVRSPLLVVRGDHPCDEGRRVLLGLESDADADAAAYAFREAERRGVRLDVLHSRIHRHTTPELPSLVPATSPGQEREAQDDRAEEAVPRFSLARLQAEHPEVGVEARTVRTGPAHALLEATREAAVVVIGVHRRTRLGPHLGPVVHTLLHRSHCPVALVPTAG
- a CDS encoding phosphoketolase; protein product: MSVDTQQASAPLTDDELRTLDAHWRAANYLSVGQIYLMANPLLTEPLRPEHVKPRLLGHWGTSPGLNLVYTHLNRVIKARDLDSLCIWGPGHGGPAVVAGSWLEGSYTETYPDITRDAAGMERLFKQFSFPGGVPSHVAPETPGSIHEGGELGYALSHAYGAALDNPGLVVTCVVGDGEAETGPLAASWHSNKFLDPVHDGAVLPVLHLNGYKIANPTVLSRLPESELDALLRGYGHDPIHVTGDDPAVVHHAMAQAMDTALDRIAAFQRAAREDGATERPRWPMIVLRTPKGWTGPAEVDGLPVEGTWRSHQVPLAAVRDNPDHLRQLEAWLRSYRPEELFDEYGAPRPDVLACVPDGPRRLGATPHANGGLLRRELPLPPLESYAVPVDKPGMTLHEPTRVLGELLRHVMAATAERRDFRLVGPDETASNRLQAVFDASGKAWQAQTLQVDEHLDRHGRVMEILSEHTCQGWLEGYLLTGRHGLFSCYEAFVHIVDSMVNQHIKWLRVTRNLPWRAPIASLNYLLTSHVWRQDHNGFSHQDPGFVDHILNKSPEAVRVYLPPDANTLLSVADHALRSRDYVNVIVAGKQPCFDWLTMDQARVHCARGAGIWEWAGSEDGTREPDVVLACAGDVPTQEILAAAQLLRRHLPELSVRVVNVVDIARLMPREEHPHGMSDFEFDGLFTADRPVIFAYHGYPWLIHRLAYRRTGHKNLHVRGYKEIGTTTTPFDMVVRNDLDRYRLVMDVVDRVPGLAVRAAAVRQRMEDARQRHHDWIRVHGIDMPEVADWAWDG
- a CDS encoding RimK family alpha-L-glutamate ligase, whose product is MSRPCIALIADPTSPEGCREYLAQAVELLTGAPPVRIDSRCFGAGGTGRGVRDGGRLRLQVPEEGLDLVPDVVVLYEIPPHRRHELAALQRLLERHEVVTLGTGPEAWRTATEKNLTVERLARDGVAQMETAVLSRPSPREAAAAFDRLGRDTWARPVIGTGGDETFHVTGEAQLADAAVFYAQRGTDWLLSRDAGNMTPEGHRHQFRVFVLGGRVVHAREHVQPATDIPCNTCRGATPFHIAPEDLPVRLAELAVAATASVGLPWAGVDLAIENGGVVFEVNVQPAFVEGELETVAVPYIQAHLDALAAVRHGNRTALPPARAALGRGSEISSR
- a CDS encoding universal stress protein — translated: MSRNVTVGLDGSPESTAAAEWAAREAALLEVPLRLVHAGDLPPHDYVPFAGEAVPPPGADRAAHLLRDMAASLAHRHPGLRVTSERLPGHAAAALTEAAQEAEVLVLGSRGLGRAAGYLLGSVASAVVARAGRPVVLVRADAGEADEHRPDALGTTSGATPYRDVVLGLALDERPADAVLEFAFAAAARRSAALRIVYGLQPGGKAGNPDRPAVREEEAMAGALRPWRDKFPGVEVIEEAVIGTAGSHLVDASHDASLVVVGRTNRAVPVGPHVGPVAHQVLHGAAAPVAVVPHD
- a CDS encoding pyridoxamine 5'-phosphate oxidase family protein; protein product: MALDKAQPLQAGPRRSIELDSLEALRLLGSVSFGRIVFTRHALPTIRPVNHVLDNGDIVIRTHEGAALTARTRGTGDQGVVVAYEADAIDPDTHLGWSVVVTGYARLVTDKDELARYQTLLRPWMDRTMDYAVRIRPDLVTGIRLAAAGT